One part of the Engraulis encrasicolus isolate BLACKSEA-1 chromosome 17, IST_EnEncr_1.0, whole genome shotgun sequence genome encodes these proteins:
- the LOC134466855 gene encoding leucine zipper putative tumor suppressor 2 homolog isoform X2 — MALVQAPPHTAAPSATAPTERRPPAFPPPSPPTTAMGSVSSLIASRTAFPSRPEEAGMGARLRRAAAPGAARYHPQDITHEPLLGVVSATPGKRQPLVASGQTHSHTTHTHAHTHTHAHGHTHRHRTYLSDDFTGEDWEERHAPAPPSPGSDITEEVMSGGGRQARSGSDGGAPPRLVPVSGKLERNIEKAIIRPTAFKPVVPKSRSANMQYLSPRLGGALSSSQGNLNLLAPGPSELAPSSGCTERRSSYSGSRNALMTQSCSFSLTDSGRNSLSSLPTHNSGGGGGGQYSPGQSDVSGPPMSDPIKLTTMTSSIASIIPSVPPPPPAPISHSHGHTSSDSGRSSSSKSTGSLTGMGIRGGGIGGAGGGGGGGGGGGGPLSDCGSCGRSPSQAEAYEQLIRDLEEKLRERDLELHELRDNLDENEVAICQVYEEKQKRCELEMEELRQSCASRMQQASQKAQRSQQLLQLQVFQLQQEKKKLQEDFGHLLQEREQLEERCASYEREKTQLGPRLEETKWEVCQKSGEISLLKQQLKDLQAELAQRVGEVMTLRGQLREARGEREAGQVAIQEAHAEARSRQMELEVCENELQRRKSEAELLRQKLTRLEEELAALKEAQQEAEEEARRTGAAAGGAVGGATGEAWQQQTECLKVELATERKRQSEQASAFEGERRGWEEEKEKVIRYQKQLQQNYVQMYRRNRQLEGALRDLHMELEARDMDDDEDHSGNEINFDDVTATEI; from the exons ATGGCGCTGGTCCAGGCTCCGCCCCACACCGCCGCCCCCTCGGCCACCGCGCCCACTGAGCGACGCCCGCCGGCCTTCCCCCCGCCGTCTCCCCCGACGACCGCCATGGGTTCCGTCAGCAGCCTGATCGCCAGCCGCACGGCGTTCCCGTCGCGACCTGAGGAGGCCGGCATGGGAGCCAGACTCCGCCGCGCCGCCGCCCCAGGAGCGGCACGCTACCACCCTCAGGACATTACCCATGAACCTTTGCTGGGTGTTGTCAGCGCAACGCCTGGAAAACGACAGCCACTGGTGGCCTCGGGACAGACACACTCgcatactacacacacgcacgctcacacacacacgcacgcgcacgggcacacacaccgGCATCGGACTTACCTGAGCGACGATTTCACGGGAGAGGACTGGGAGGAGAGGCATGCCCCGGCTCCGCCCAGTCCAGGAAGTGACATCACGGAGGAAGTGATGTCAGGGGGCGGGAGGCAAGCCAGGAGCGGGAGCGATGGCGGTGCGCCACCCAGACTTGTACCTGTGTCGGGGAAACTGGAAAGG AACATTGAGAAGGCCATCATCAGACCCACTGCCTTCAAGCCTGTCGTGCCCAAAAGCCGCAGTGCCAACATGCAGTACCTCTCCCCGCGACTAG GTGGCGCTCTCTCCAGCAGCCAGGGAAACCTGAACCTGCTTGCCCCGGGCCCGAGCGAGCTGGCGCCCTCTTCGGGTTGCACGGAGCGGCGCAGCTCGTACAGCGGCAGCCGTAACGCCCTGATGACCCAGTCGTGTTCTTTCTCGCTGACGGATTCGGGACGCAACTCGCTGTCCAGCCTGCCCACTCacaacagtggaggaggaggaggag GTCAGTACAGCCCGGGCCAGAGTGACGTGTCGGGGCCCCCCATGTCGGACCCCATCAAGCTGACCACCATGACGTCTTCCATCGCCTCCATCATCCCGTCGGTGCCCCCGCCTCCCCCCGCCCCCATCAGCCACAGCCACGGCCACACCAGCTCAGACAGCGGCAGGTCCTCCTCCAGCAAGAGCACGGGCTCCCTCACGGGGATGGGGATACGAGGAGGAGGcataggaggagcaggaggaggaggtggaggaggaggtggag GTGGCGGTCCCCTGTCGGACTGCGGCTCCTGTGGCAGGTCCCCGTCGCAGGCGGAGGCGTACGAGCAGCTGATCCGAGACCTGGAGGAGAAGCTGCGGGAGAGGGACCTGGAGCTGCACGAGCTGCGGGACAACCTGGACGAGAACGAGGTCGCCATATGCCAG GTTTATGAGGAGAAACAGAAGCGCTGCGAGTTGGAAATGGAGGAGCTGCGACAGAGCTGTGCGTCGCGTATGCAGCAGGCCTCCCAGAAGGCCCAGCGCTCGCAGCAGCTGCTGCAGCTCcag GTGTTCCAGCTCcagcaggagaagaagaagctCCAGGAGGACTTTGGCCACCTCCTGCAGGAGCGGGAGCAGCTGGAGGAGAGATGCGCCTCCTACGAGAGGGAGAAGACGCAGCTGGGACCACGCCTGGAGGAGACCAAATGGGAG GTGTGCCAGAAGTCAGGTGAGATCTCGCTGCTGAAGCAGCAGCTGAAGGACCTGCAGGCGGAGCTGGCCCAGCGGGTGGGGGAGGTCATGACACTACGGGGACAGCTGAGGGAGGCGCGCGGGGAGAGGGAGGCCGGACAGGTCGCAATACAG gaGGCGCATGCGGAGGCGCGGTCGCGTCAGATGGAGCTGGAGGTGTGTGAGAACGAGCTGCAGAGGAGGAAGAGCGAGGCGGAGCTGCTCAGGCAGAAGCTGACCCGACTGGAGGAGGAGCTGGCGGCACTCAAGGAGGCCCagcaggaggcggaggaggaggcgcgACGAACAGGAGCAG CGGCCGGAGGTGCAGTGGGCGGGGCAACGGGAGAGGCGTGGCAACAGCAGACGGAATGTCTGAAGGTGGAGCTAGCTACGGAACGCAAGCGACAATCAGAACAG GCGTCTGCGTTTGAGGGCGAGCGTCGCggctgggaggaggagaaggagaaggtgatCCGCTACCAGAAGCAACTGCAGCAGAACTATGTGCAGATGTACCGCCGCAACCGGCAGCTAGAGGGCGCCCTGCGCGACCTGCACATGGAGCTGGAGGCCAGGGACATGGACGACGACGAGGATCACAGCGGCAACGAGATCAACTTCGACGACGTCACCGCCACCGAGATATGA
- the LOC134466855 gene encoding leucine zipper putative tumor suppressor 2 homolog isoform X1 — protein MALVQAPPHTAAPSATAPTERRPPAFPPPSPPTTAMGSVSSLIASRTAFPSRPEEAGMGARLRRAAAPGAARYHPQDITHEPLLGVVSATPGKRQPLVASGQTHSHTTHTHAHTHTHAHGHTHRHRTYLSDDFTGEDWEERHAPAPPSPGSDITEEVMSGGGRQARSGSDGGAPPRLVPVSGKLERQNIEKAIIRPTAFKPVVPKSRSANMQYLSPRLGGALSSSQGNLNLLAPGPSELAPSSGCTERRSSYSGSRNALMTQSCSFSLTDSGRNSLSSLPTHNSGGGGGGQYSPGQSDVSGPPMSDPIKLTTMTSSIASIIPSVPPPPPAPISHSHGHTSSDSGRSSSSKSTGSLTGMGIRGGGIGGAGGGGGGGGGGGGPLSDCGSCGRSPSQAEAYEQLIRDLEEKLRERDLELHELRDNLDENEVAICQVYEEKQKRCELEMEELRQSCASRMQQASQKAQRSQQLLQLQVFQLQQEKKKLQEDFGHLLQEREQLEERCASYEREKTQLGPRLEETKWEVCQKSGEISLLKQQLKDLQAELAQRVGEVMTLRGQLREARGEREAGQVAIQEAHAEARSRQMELEVCENELQRRKSEAELLRQKLTRLEEELAALKEAQQEAEEEARRTGAAAGGAVGGATGEAWQQQTECLKVELATERKRQSEQASAFEGERRGWEEEKEKVIRYQKQLQQNYVQMYRRNRQLEGALRDLHMELEARDMDDDEDHSGNEINFDDVTATEI, from the exons ATGGCGCTGGTCCAGGCTCCGCCCCACACCGCCGCCCCCTCGGCCACCGCGCCCACTGAGCGACGCCCGCCGGCCTTCCCCCCGCCGTCTCCCCCGACGACCGCCATGGGTTCCGTCAGCAGCCTGATCGCCAGCCGCACGGCGTTCCCGTCGCGACCTGAGGAGGCCGGCATGGGAGCCAGACTCCGCCGCGCCGCCGCCCCAGGAGCGGCACGCTACCACCCTCAGGACATTACCCATGAACCTTTGCTGGGTGTTGTCAGCGCAACGCCTGGAAAACGACAGCCACTGGTGGCCTCGGGACAGACACACTCgcatactacacacacgcacgctcacacacacacgcacgcgcacgggcacacacaccgGCATCGGACTTACCTGAGCGACGATTTCACGGGAGAGGACTGGGAGGAGAGGCATGCCCCGGCTCCGCCCAGTCCAGGAAGTGACATCACGGAGGAAGTGATGTCAGGGGGCGGGAGGCAAGCCAGGAGCGGGAGCGATGGCGGTGCGCCACCCAGACTTGTACCTGTGTCGGGGAAACTGGAAAGG CAGAACATTGAGAAGGCCATCATCAGACCCACTGCCTTCAAGCCTGTCGTGCCCAAAAGCCGCAGTGCCAACATGCAGTACCTCTCCCCGCGACTAG GTGGCGCTCTCTCCAGCAGCCAGGGAAACCTGAACCTGCTTGCCCCGGGCCCGAGCGAGCTGGCGCCCTCTTCGGGTTGCACGGAGCGGCGCAGCTCGTACAGCGGCAGCCGTAACGCCCTGATGACCCAGTCGTGTTCTTTCTCGCTGACGGATTCGGGACGCAACTCGCTGTCCAGCCTGCCCACTCacaacagtggaggaggaggaggag GTCAGTACAGCCCGGGCCAGAGTGACGTGTCGGGGCCCCCCATGTCGGACCCCATCAAGCTGACCACCATGACGTCTTCCATCGCCTCCATCATCCCGTCGGTGCCCCCGCCTCCCCCCGCCCCCATCAGCCACAGCCACGGCCACACCAGCTCAGACAGCGGCAGGTCCTCCTCCAGCAAGAGCACGGGCTCCCTCACGGGGATGGGGATACGAGGAGGAGGcataggaggagcaggaggaggaggtggaggaggaggtggag GTGGCGGTCCCCTGTCGGACTGCGGCTCCTGTGGCAGGTCCCCGTCGCAGGCGGAGGCGTACGAGCAGCTGATCCGAGACCTGGAGGAGAAGCTGCGGGAGAGGGACCTGGAGCTGCACGAGCTGCGGGACAACCTGGACGAGAACGAGGTCGCCATATGCCAG GTTTATGAGGAGAAACAGAAGCGCTGCGAGTTGGAAATGGAGGAGCTGCGACAGAGCTGTGCGTCGCGTATGCAGCAGGCCTCCCAGAAGGCCCAGCGCTCGCAGCAGCTGCTGCAGCTCcag GTGTTCCAGCTCcagcaggagaagaagaagctCCAGGAGGACTTTGGCCACCTCCTGCAGGAGCGGGAGCAGCTGGAGGAGAGATGCGCCTCCTACGAGAGGGAGAAGACGCAGCTGGGACCACGCCTGGAGGAGACCAAATGGGAG GTGTGCCAGAAGTCAGGTGAGATCTCGCTGCTGAAGCAGCAGCTGAAGGACCTGCAGGCGGAGCTGGCCCAGCGGGTGGGGGAGGTCATGACACTACGGGGACAGCTGAGGGAGGCGCGCGGGGAGAGGGAGGCCGGACAGGTCGCAATACAG gaGGCGCATGCGGAGGCGCGGTCGCGTCAGATGGAGCTGGAGGTGTGTGAGAACGAGCTGCAGAGGAGGAAGAGCGAGGCGGAGCTGCTCAGGCAGAAGCTGACCCGACTGGAGGAGGAGCTGGCGGCACTCAAGGAGGCCCagcaggaggcggaggaggaggcgcgACGAACAGGAGCAG CGGCCGGAGGTGCAGTGGGCGGGGCAACGGGAGAGGCGTGGCAACAGCAGACGGAATGTCTGAAGGTGGAGCTAGCTACGGAACGCAAGCGACAATCAGAACAG GCGTCTGCGTTTGAGGGCGAGCGTCGCggctgggaggaggagaaggagaaggtgatCCGCTACCAGAAGCAACTGCAGCAGAACTATGTGCAGATGTACCGCCGCAACCGGCAGCTAGAGGGCGCCCTGCGCGACCTGCACATGGAGCTGGAGGCCAGGGACATGGACGACGACGAGGATCACAGCGGCAACGAGATCAACTTCGACGACGTCACCGCCACCGAGATATGA